One part of the Vicia villosa cultivar HV-30 ecotype Madison, WI linkage group LG6, Vvil1.0, whole genome shotgun sequence genome encodes these proteins:
- the LOC131610838 gene encoding xyloglucan 6-xylosyltransferase 2-like, translated as MLDKLLGAQRARKFHRFLRHCKVTILCLLLTIVVLRGTIGAGKFGTPEQDFVDIRNRFTSRKLPETHRSLAEIHSTTTSTSSSSSSRSDISTNNYNAFDINTILIDEEEEQEDKKPSSDKAYRLGPKILDWDKQRSKWLIENPDYPNFVRPGKPRVLLVTGSSPKPCENPVGDHYLLKSIKNKIDYCRLHGIEVFYNMALLDAEMAGFWAKLPLIRKLLLSHPEVEFLWWMDSDAMFTDMAFEVPWERYKDSNLVMHGWNEMVYDEKNWIGLNTGSFLLRNCQWSLDILDVWAPMGPKGKVREEAGKILTRELKDRPVFEADDQSAMVYLLAKEKEKWGDKVYLENGYYLHGYWGILVDRYEEMIEKYHPGFGDHRWPLVTHFVGCKPCGKFGDYPVERCLKQMDRAFNFGDNQILQIYGFTHKSLVSRRVRRIRNETSNPLEVKDELGLLHPSFKAVKVSSSS; from the coding sequence ATGTTAGACAAGCTTTTGGGAGCTCAAAGGGCCAGAAAATTCCACAGATTTCTCCGACATTGTAAGGTCACAATCCTCTGTCTTCTCCTCACCATTGTTGTCCTACGTGGCACTATCGGCGCCGGGAAATTCGGTACGCCGGAGCAAGATTTCGTCGACATTCGTAACCGATTCACCTCTCGTAAGCTACCTGAAACCCATCGCAGTCTCGCCGAGATtcattcaacaacaacatcaacgtcttcatcttcttcctctcgtTCAGACATTTCTACAAACAATTACAATGCATTTGATATTAATACAATATTGATCGATGAAGAGGaagaacaagaagacaaaaaaCCCAGCTCCGATAAGGCTTATCGTTTAGGACCGAAGATTTTGGATTGGGATAAGCAGAGATCAAAATGGCTTATTGAAAACCCTGATTATCCGAATTTCGTTCGACCTGGTAAGCCTCGTGTGCTTCTGGTAACTGGGTCGTCGCCGAAACCGTGTGAGAATCCGGTGGGTGATCATTACTTGTTGAAGTCTATTAAGAACAAGATTGATTATTGTCGTTTACATGGTATTGAAGTGTTTTACAATATGGCTCTTTTGGATGCTGAAATGGCTGGTTTTTGGGCGAAGCTTCCTTTGATTCGGAAGCTTCTTTTGTCACATCCTGAAGTGGAGTTTTTGTGGTGGATGGATAGTGATGCGATGTTTACGGATATGGCGTTTGAGGTTCCGTGGGAGAGGTATAAAGACTCGAATTTGGTGATGCATGGTTGGAATGAGATGGTGTATGATGAGAAGAATTGGATTGGGTTGAATACTGGGAGTTTTTTGTTGAGAAACTGTCAATGGTCGTTGGATATTCTTGATGTTTGGGCACCAATGGGACCGAAAGGGAAAGTTAGGGAAGAAGCTGGGAAGATACTTACGCGTGAGCTCAAAGATCGGCCGGTTTTTGAAGCGGATGATCAATCTGCTATGGTTTATTTGTTGGCTAAGGAGAAGGAGAAATGGGGTGATAAGGTTTATCTTGAGAATGGTTATTACTTGCATGGTTATTGGGGGATTTTGGTTGATAGATATGAGGAAATGATTGAGAAATATCATCCTGGTTTTGGTGATCATAGATGGCCATTGGTGACTCATTTTGTGGGATGTAAGCCTTGTGGGAAGTTTGGTGATTATCCTGTTGAGAGATGCTTGAAGCAGATGGATAGAGCTTTCAATTTTGGTGATAATCAGATATTGCAGATTTATGGATTCACACATAAGTCATTGGTTAGTAGGAGAGTTAGGAGAATAAGGAATGAGACTAGTAATCCTCTTGAGGTTAAAGATGAACTTGGTTTGCTTCATCCTAGTTTTAAAGCTGTTAAGGTATCTTCTTCTAGCTGA
- the LOC131612986 gene encoding translocator protein homolog: protein MASSTTDLKQRFVTPTPDQTTTTTNEDNKNGTVNLKRDKRMAMAKRGLRSLIIALSVPLSITLLSIYIASSFTFSNHNTQSIASSRKPFWFPPSWLLHLMLPSSSLLMGLSAWLVWAEGGFHRDPTAFLLYLIQLLCTVLWEPVVFGVGATSFGLLLCVGIFGSLIGCMYVFGKVNPVASDLIKPCLAVSAFLFIVNLKLIYM from the coding sequence atGGCTTCTTCCACAACAGACCTCAAACAACGATTCGTCACACCCACACCCGAccaaacaacaaccacaacaaacGAAGACAACAAAAATGGAACAGTTAACCTCAAAAGAGACAAACGAATGGCCATGGCCAAACGCGGTCTTAGATCACTCATAATAGCTCTTTCAGTCCCTCTCTCAATAACCCTCCTCTCCATCTACATAGCCTCATCCTTCACCTTCTCCAACCACAACACCCAATCCATAGCCTCTTCAAGAAAGCCCTTCTGGTTTCCACCATCGTGGCTCCTGCATCTCATGTTACCTTCCTCCAGCCTCCTGATGGGTCTCTCAGCTTGGTTGGTGTGGGCCGAAGGTGGCTTTCATAGAGACCCAACTGCTTTTTTGCTTTACCTGATTCAGCTTCTCTGCACTGTGTTGTGGGAGCCGGTGGTTTTTGGAGTTGGGGCGACGAGTTTTGGGTTGTTGCTTTGTGTGGGAATTTTTGGGAGCTTGATTGGGTGTATGTATGTGTTTGGGAAGGTTAATCCTGTTGCTAGTGATTTGATAAAGCCTTGTTTGGCTGTTAGTGCTTTTCTTTTCATTGTAAATCTTAAGTTAATTTATATGTGA